The following proteins are encoded in a genomic region of Glycine max cultivar Williams 82 chromosome 18, Glycine_max_v4.0, whole genome shotgun sequence:
- the LOC100783274 gene encoding ascorbate transporter, chloroplastic yields the protein MSEVPAMAVLSMTGSQGSDAFSQSGLYSITKSLDHAMLVHLLGLLNTAGVLAAVFGTAATGFIIQQGSWNDVFKVAVALYIVGTLVWNIFSTGEKVLD from the exons ATGTCAGAAGTACCTGCCATGGCTGTATTGAGCATGACGGGTAGTCAG GGATCTGATGCATTCTCACAATCTGGTCTGTATTCCATCACCAAGTCATTGGACCACGCTATGCT GGTGCATTTGCTTGGACTATTGAATACCGCAGGGGTGCTTGCTGCTGTCTTTGGTACAGCTGCAACTGGTTTCATAATCCAGCAAG GTTCTTGGAATGATGTTTTCAAGGTTGCTGTTGCATTGTACATAGTAGGCACATTGGTGTGGAATATATTTTCAACTGGGGAGAAAGTTCTTGACTGA
- the LOC100784340 gene encoding origin of replication complex subunit 5: protein MGEDKTTQLPRRMTRSSASSSASTSNNVAAAKVTCLEPLTINDLLVGGDPISLNDIISSFPGRSSQILEVVRHLGPLNSPILPLFVYGSSSTGKTSIILQLFRHLNRPIVYSSCRTCYNQNILFESILNQLLLHRKNAANGYSNAKRCERPSDFVNFLREALTNVINNLKKSEKLISNEMTQGKIGNMIYLVFDNFQLVREWDKSSTILPLLFNLYDLLNMPEVGLIFISSTSPDTFYSNMGYVEPIPIYFPDYTEEDIRQILLRNQVNQKLYSSFLDVSLKSFCGITKQIDHLSAALKPLYEKYCEPLSDKGKGVAPNQEMKRRLLAHINPHIASSLNEIFKVSSLSSTEVEIRKEEKRKGNNRRLEQSEELGSLDFHVSTSAKYLLISAFLASRNPATLDASLFDSKGGSDNRKRKRKPSEKAQERKETLEQELLMKGPGTFPLERLLAIFQCLVSVAEEPSDEQEQNNDGLGVEGGNGGLMSDVLLQLSSLCNANFIFKGRSCPIEGSMRYRTTISEDLALKVARSLKFPLSKYLYRS, encoded by the exons ATGGGTGAGGACAAAACCACACAACTCCCCAGAAGAATGACCAGGTCTTCAGCTTCATCTTCTGCATCCACTTCAAATAACGTAGCTGCAGCAAAAGTAACTTGCCTTGAACCTCTAACAATTAATGACCTTTTAGTCGGAGGAGATCCCATCAGTCTCAACGACATAATATCTAGCTTTCCTGGTAGAAGTAGCCAGATTCTTGAGGTCGTGCGTCATTTGGGACCTTTGAATTCAccaatccttcctttgtttgTGTATGGAAGTTCTTCTACTGGAAAAACCAGTATCATTCTTCAATTATTCAGGCATCTCAACAGGCCTATTGTTTATTCTAGTTGTAGGACATGTTATAACCAGAACATCTTGTTTGAATCTATTCTAAATCAGCTACTTCTCCATAGAAAAAATGCTGCCAATGGTTATTCGAATGCAAAACGCTGTGAAAGACCATCTGATTTTGTCAATTTTCTTCGAGAAGCGTTGACCAATGTTATAAACAATCTGAAGAAGTCAGAGAAGTTGATCTCAAATGAGATGACACAAGGGAAAATTGGAAATATGATCTACTTGGTGTTTGACAATTTTCAGCTTGTTAGGGAGTGGGATAAGAGTTCAACTATATTGCCCTTGCTGTTTAATCTCTATGATCTGCTAAATATGCCTGAGGTGGGTTTGATTTTTATCAGCAGTACTTCTCCAGATACCTTTTACTCTAACATGGGTTATGTGGAGCCTATCCCCATTTACTTTCCTGATTACACAGAAGAAGATATTCGTCAAATATTATTGAGAAACCAAGTGAACCAGAAGCTATATTCCTCATTTCTGGA TGTATCTCTGAAGTCTTTCTGTGGAATTACTAAGCAGATTGATCATTTATCTGCTGCCTTAAAGCCACTATATGAAAAGTATTGTGAGCCTTTAAGTGATAAGGGAAAGGGAGTTGCTCCTAATCAAGAAATGAAGCGAAGGCTGCTTGCTCATATCAACCCTCATATTGCCTCCTCTTTGAATGAGATATTTAAGgtttcatctctttcttcaaCTGAAGTTGAGATCCGTAAAGAGGAAAAGCGGAAGGGAAATAATAGGAGATTGGAGCAATCTGAAGAACTTGGCAGTCTTGATTTTCATGTATCTACTAGTGCAAAATATCTTCTGATTTCAGCATTCCTTGCCTCCAGAAACCCAGCAACTCTTGATGCTTCACTTTTTGATTCCAAAGGTGGTTCTGATAATCGGAAGCGAAAGAGGAA GCCCTCTGAGAAAGCACAGGAACGGAAGGAAACTTTAGAACAGGAACTACTAATGAAAGGACCTGGAACTTTCCCACTGGAGAGGTTGTTAGCCATCTTTCAATGCCTTGTATCAGTTGCAGAAGAACCATCTGACGAGCAGGAGCAAAATAATGATGGATTAGGAGTTGAAGGTGGCAATGGTGGACTGATGTCTGATGTTCTTTTACAGCTATCCAGTCTCTGCAATGCTAATTTTATATTCAAAGGAAGGAGCTGTCCCATTGAAGGCTCAATGCGGTATCGAACAACCATATCTGAAGACCTTGCTCTGAAG GTTGCAAGGAGCTTAAAGTTCCCATTATCAAAGTATTTGTATAGGAGTTAG